A window of the Leucothrix mucor DSM 2157 genome harbors these coding sequences:
- a CDS encoding type II toxin-antitoxin system RelE/ParE family toxin gives MKIKYSPESIDDLTRVVEFIENKNPYAARRIAIDLQEGVDRLKQFPEIGLPVLKANDPEKIRDLYIRDYTVRYLINEDIIYVLRVWHNKENEKNL, from the coding sequence ATGAAGATAAAGTACTCACCAGAATCTATCGATGATCTTACTCGCGTCGTTGAGTTCATTGAAAACAAAAATCCATATGCAGCCCGTCGAATTGCCATAGACCTTCAGGAGGGCGTGGATCGGCTTAAGCAGTTTCCAGAAATTGGCTTGCCTGTGTTGAAGGCAAACGATCCGGAAAAAATTCGTGACCTGTATATTCGGGATTACACTGTTCGCTACCTTATCAATGAAGATATTATTTATGTCTTACGGGTTTGGCATAATAAGGAAAACGAAAAAAACTTATAA
- a CDS encoding heavy metal response regulator transcription factor — MKLLVIEDEVKAGEYLKKGLTESGYTVDLCHDGVDGLYHASSESYDLIVLDIMLPKLNGWQVLNTLRSSEIATPIIMLTAKDQVDDRVRGFELGANDYLVKPYAFAELLARIQNALRQTTKQSSANNVNSIVIEDLELDLLKRTATRQGELISLTAKEFLLLELFMRKAGQVLSRSTIASLVWDMNFDSDTNVIDVAVKRLRSKVDKPYNKLLIHTIRGMGYKFEANS, encoded by the coding sequence ATGAAATTACTGGTTATTGAAGACGAAGTTAAAGCCGGTGAATATTTAAAAAAAGGCCTGACGGAGTCCGGTTATACCGTCGATTTATGTCATGACGGCGTCGATGGCTTGTACCATGCCAGTAGTGAATCGTACGACCTGATTGTGCTGGATATCATGCTCCCCAAGCTCAACGGCTGGCAGGTGCTTAACACCCTACGCAGTAGTGAGATTGCTACGCCCATTATTATGTTGACCGCTAAAGATCAGGTCGATGATCGGGTCAGAGGTTTCGAGTTGGGTGCCAATGACTATCTGGTCAAACCTTATGCCTTTGCCGAGCTACTCGCCCGTATTCAAAATGCCCTGCGGCAAACCACCAAGCAATCCTCGGCCAATAACGTCAACTCCATCGTGATCGAAGACCTTGAGTTGGATCTGTTAAAACGCACCGCCACCCGACAAGGCGAATTGATCTCCTTAACGGCCAAAGAGTTCCTGTTGCTGGAACTGTTTATGCGCAAAGCCGGACAGGTTTTATCGCGCAGCACCATCGCCTCCTTGGTCTGGGATATGAACTTTGACAGCGATACTAATGTCATTGATGTCGCCGTTAAACGGCTGCGCAGCAAAGTCGACAAGCCCTACAATAAACTGCTCATCCATACCATTCGCGGCATGGGTTACAAATTCGAAGCAAATTCTTGA
- a CDS encoding ABC transporter substrate-binding protein: MTTSMGKNLKTLLITVSLGLLGSVAMGDEPQTEVELTHWWNQPGEVAALNEIKKGVEQRGGRFVDTPIATWDKLRSGIINRITVGYPPAATHWLVDDDIFDLYKMGVVHAAPMEHNGQPIKEVLLEKIYDDVTENGQLVVLPLGIHVQNSTLFNASIYRELKLPLPTTWNQVFAQAPAIIEAGYLPVAISNEAWQLHLVFNTILLEVMGHADYEKIYLKNHSIEPWREQLTRSFELFLQLKAIADEGQKTRSWDMAARMVGNKKAAMHVMGDFAKAELTKQGLKAGDDFLCSLSPGSGNTIIYAIDAFLMLNVKEPYLKRGQDLLFEVALDPIVQAAYNAKKGSIPIRHGVDLSQLDACAQASYQQWVNPDTQVTRFSGVANPLRTSFFQAALSRAWKETGLSAEQLADELIKSDESSMQPRARK; the protein is encoded by the coding sequence ATGACAACTTCTATGGGGAAAAATCTAAAGACACTATTAATCACTGTTTCGCTTGGTCTGCTAGGTAGCGTGGCCATGGGTGATGAGCCGCAAACAGAAGTAGAGCTAACGCATTGGTGGAATCAGCCCGGTGAGGTAGCGGCTTTAAATGAGATAAAAAAAGGGGTTGAGCAGCGCGGAGGCCGCTTTGTTGATACACCGATCGCTACTTGGGATAAGCTGCGTTCCGGCATTATTAACCGGATTACAGTTGGCTACCCACCCGCTGCTACGCATTGGCTGGTCGATGACGATATCTTTGACTTATATAAGATGGGCGTCGTTCATGCGGCCCCAATGGAACACAATGGCCAGCCGATTAAAGAGGTCTTGCTTGAGAAGATCTATGACGATGTTACCGAGAATGGCCAGTTAGTCGTTTTGCCATTGGGGATTCATGTTCAGAATTCTACCTTGTTTAATGCCTCGATTTATCGGGAACTGAAGCTGCCGTTGCCAACCACTTGGAATCAAGTCTTTGCTCAAGCTCCTGCAATCATTGAAGCGGGTTATTTGCCTGTTGCGATCAGCAATGAGGCTTGGCAACTTCACTTAGTGTTTAACACCATTTTGCTGGAAGTCATGGGCCATGCGGATTATGAAAAAATCTATCTGAAAAATCACTCGATTGAACCTTGGAGAGAGCAGTTGACGAGAAGCTTTGAGCTTTTCTTACAACTAAAAGCGATCGCGGATGAGGGTCAGAAAACCCGTTCCTGGGATATGGCGGCGCGCATGGTGGGGAATAAAAAAGCCGCGATGCATGTCATGGGTGATTTTGCGAAAGCGGAACTCACCAAACAAGGCTTGAAAGCGGGCGATGATTTTCTCTGTTCACTATCTCCCGGCTCTGGGAATACGATTATTTATGCCATTGATGCTTTCTTAATGTTGAATGTGAAAGAGCCTTACTTAAAAAGAGGGCAGGATTTACTGTTTGAGGTGGCACTTGATCCTATAGTGCAGGCAGCTTACAACGCTAAAAAAGGCAGTATTCCGATTCGCCATGGGGTTGATTTAAGTCAGTTGGATGCCTGTGCTCAGGCAAGCTATCAGCAATGGGTTAACCCTGACACGCAGGTTACGCGTTTTTCAGGCGTTGCAAATCCGTTACGGACTTCCTTTTTTCAGGCGGCGTTGAGTAGGGCTTGGAAAGAAACTGGCCTCAGCGCTGAGCAATTGGCGGATGAGTTGATTAAGAGTGATGAGTCGAGCATGCAGCCGAGAGCTAGAAAATAG
- a CDS encoding DapH/DapD/GlmU-related protein, with amino-acid sequence MTIKRVGHRYIDVASGKTIDTWFPRANKEIARSCLAQKVGLIKSDFVELEIDVDAAPATTEDVYLRLHLLSECAYKPHEINLDGMFGLLPNVAWTSAGPVMPATVEELRGLIAEENQHLTITSIDKFPRMTDYVIPEGVRIGDADRVRLGAHLASGTTVMHEGFVNFNAGTLGDSMVEGRISAGVIVGKNSDIGGGASTMGTLSGGGKQIISVGEKCLLGANSGLGIPLGDECIVEAGLYLTAGAKVKTPEGEVVTARELAGKSGLLYRRNSVNGAIEAVATSSGLWGGLNETLHSND; translated from the coding sequence ATGACAATCAAGCGTGTTGGCCATCGATATATTGACGTTGCAAGTGGAAAGACAATTGATACGTGGTTCCCGCGTGCGAATAAGGAAATTGCCAGAAGTTGTTTGGCACAAAAAGTCGGTTTAATTAAGAGCGATTTTGTTGAGCTGGAGATCGATGTTGATGCTGCTCCGGCAACTACTGAGGACGTTTACCTGAGACTGCATTTGCTGTCTGAGTGCGCATACAAGCCGCATGAAATCAATCTGGATGGCATGTTTGGTTTGCTGCCAAATGTTGCATGGACTTCAGCTGGCCCGGTGATGCCTGCGACCGTTGAAGAGCTGCGTGGTCTGATCGCTGAAGAGAACCAGCACCTGACCATTACTTCCATTGATAAATTCCCACGTATGACTGATTACGTGATCCCAGAAGGCGTGCGTATCGGTGATGCGGATCGTGTTCGTTTGGGTGCGCATCTGGCATCTGGCACCACGGTAATGCATGAAGGCTTTGTAAACTTCAATGCGGGTACTTTGGGTGATTCAATGGTTGAAGGCCGCATCAGTGCTGGTGTAATCGTTGGTAAGAACTCGGATATCGGTGGTGGCGCGTCTACCATGGGTACGCTGTCTGGCGGTGGTAAGCAGATTATTTCTGTCGGTGAAAAATGCCTGCTGGGCGCTAACTCTGGCTTAGGTATTCCACTAGGTGATGAGTGTATCGTTGAAGCGGGTCTGTATTTGACTGCGGGCGCTAAAGTGAAAACACCAGAGGGTGAGGTGGTTACTGCCCGTGAATTGGCGGGTAAGTCTGGCTTATTGTATCGCCGTAACAGTGTGAATGGCGCAATTGAAGCCGTTGCTACTAGCTCTGGTTTGTGGGGCGGTCTGAATGAGACGCTGCACAGCAATGATTAA
- a CDS encoding LLM class flavin-dependent oxidoreductase — MASTSLKTPLSMLDLATVREGKSVADALQTSVKTAQHAESLGFNRYWLAEHHNMGGIASSATAVLIGHIAGKTNTMRIGSGGIMLPNHAPLVVAEAFGTLAELYPGRIDLGLGRAPGTDQATMRALRRNRLNSAEDFPNEVSELQRLLAAPSAGQVITATPGAGTNVPIWLLGSSLFSAQLAGERGLPYSFASHFAPRMLLEALQVYRRSFKPSAALDKPYVMIGAPVIAADTDDEAEYLASSIYQRILGLLKGDLGKLPAPVDNYLNSLHPQERHAIKDFLAAAVIGSPETVASGLQELIALTQADELMLVCDVYEPELRFKSMSIAAQV, encoded by the coding sequence ATGGCCTCCACATCGCTAAAAACCCCTTTATCCATGCTCGACTTAGCCACTGTACGCGAAGGTAAATCAGTCGCGGATGCATTGCAGACCAGTGTGAAAACCGCACAACATGCAGAAAGCCTCGGCTTTAATCGGTATTGGTTGGCCGAACATCATAATATGGGGGGAATTGCCAGCTCAGCGACGGCCGTTTTAATCGGACATATCGCAGGCAAGACAAACACTATGCGCATTGGCTCAGGCGGCATTATGCTACCGAACCATGCGCCATTAGTGGTGGCAGAGGCGTTTGGTACATTGGCTGAGTTATATCCCGGCCGGATTGATTTGGGCTTAGGGCGCGCGCCGGGAACCGATCAGGCAACGATGCGGGCATTGCGTCGTAACCGCTTAAATAGTGCAGAAGATTTTCCTAATGAAGTAAGTGAGCTTCAGCGGTTATTAGCCGCGCCCAGCGCAGGTCAAGTCATCACCGCCACACCGGGCGCAGGTACTAATGTGCCGATCTGGTTATTAGGCAGTAGTTTATTTTCGGCACAATTGGCCGGAGAGCGCGGACTGCCATACTCGTTCGCCTCGCACTTTGCGCCACGGATGTTGTTAGAGGCATTGCAGGTGTATCGCCGTTCATTTAAGCCCTCAGCGGCCTTAGACAAGCCCTATGTCATGATTGGCGCCCCCGTGATCGCGGCTGACACGGATGATGAAGCAGAGTATTTGGCTAGCAGTATCTATCAGCGCATTCTTGGCTTACTGAAAGGTGATCTCGGCAAATTACCTGCACCGGTCGATAATTATTTGAATAGCCTACATCCACAAGAACGGCACGCCATTAAAGATTTCTTGGCTGCTGCTGTGATTGGTAGCCCTGAAACGGTTGCAAGCGGCTTGCAGGAATTGATTGCATTGACTCAAGCGGATGAGCTGATGTTGGTGTGTGATGTGTATGAGCCTGAGTTGCGGTTTAAGTCCATGAGTATCGCGGCGCAGGTCTGA
- a CDS encoding porin has translation MKKLILTSVIAGLTASSVASAATIYEQDDLTLKLEGDYQIQAYQPIGPDEELDIDYDDLELTFGANYKLNNGMEAFGTVVLDFKDQGDGSDDEVVDEAYVGLKNGSFSTSIGRQYWGSDDFGVEKAVEMDGGNAFPETGGNDTVKFGYQNTRFSAVLSHDLEENDDDSVTDLLLTTKLGPADLGLVYQDYKETASADSIQTTGIMASFDLGKTNVGLDYSTNDDADFTNAVVEFPLMSKTTGAVGATLESPDGGDDIVHWYANATHAYNDNVSVFAEIGDNDEDGSDFGYLTGMRVQF, from the coding sequence ATGAAAAAACTGATCCTTACAAGCGTTATTGCGGGTTTGACCGCGTCCAGTGTTGCCTCTGCGGCGACCATCTATGAGCAGGATGACCTGACATTGAAACTGGAAGGCGACTACCAAATTCAGGCCTATCAGCCAATCGGTCCTGATGAAGAGTTGGATATCGACTACGATGATCTGGAGCTAACGTTTGGTGCAAACTACAAACTGAACAACGGCATGGAAGCATTTGGTACCGTGGTTCTGGACTTTAAAGATCAGGGTGATGGCAGCGATGATGAAGTAGTCGATGAAGCCTATGTCGGCCTGAAAAATGGTTCATTTAGCACCTCTATCGGTCGCCAGTACTGGGGCAGTGATGATTTTGGTGTAGAAAAGGCTGTTGAAATGGATGGCGGTAACGCATTTCCTGAAACAGGCGGCAACGACACGGTTAAGTTCGGCTACCAAAATACGCGCTTTAGTGCAGTTTTATCGCATGATCTTGAAGAAAATGATGATGACTCAGTAACCGATTTATTGCTGACGACTAAGCTTGGCCCTGCTGATCTGGGATTAGTTTACCAAGACTATAAAGAAACCGCCTCTGCTGATTCCATTCAAACCACTGGTATTATGGCGTCATTTGATCTGGGCAAAACTAACGTTGGCCTTGATTACAGCACCAATGACGATGCTGACTTCACCAATGCCGTGGTTGAATTTCCGCTGATGAGCAAAACAACTGGCGCAGTGGGTGCCACGTTGGAATCACCAGACGGTGGCGATGATATTGTTCACTGGTATGCAAATGCAACACACGCGTATAACGACAATGTGAGCGTGTTCGCTGAGATTGGTGACAATGATGAAGATGGTAGCGACTTCGGTTACCTAACGGGTATGAGAGTTCAGTTCTAA
- a CDS encoding MFS transporter, whose amino-acid sequence MSNLTSIEPSSRLTLSLGVTQTIAWASSYYLIAILATPMSMALGVTTVNIYAAFSTALILSAIVGPAAGRLIDRFGGKPVLLLTNLIFAAGLAILSVADTIFVLWLGWITLGLAMGMGLYEAAFATLARLLGANARQSITGITLIAGFASTIGWPLTTWSEAEFGWRAACLIWAGVHLVIAMPLNYYCIPDIEKPVVDTPTNDAGNKVTVDLNMILLAVAFGALWTVASGVAAHLPGILQEAGITLAMAVLAGMCLGPAQVLARIIEFGYLKQYHPIISAKFCALAHPLGALLLILGLPFKAFLFVILHGVSSGLTSIIKGTLPLSIYGAEHYGYRLGLIGIPGRIGQAIAPVFFSIVIEHYGLNVLWLTSSLLVIALVCFSVLSKRVC is encoded by the coding sequence ATGTCTAATCTAACTTCAATCGAGCCATCATCGCGGCTGACACTGTCGCTGGGTGTCACGCAAACCATTGCCTGGGCCTCAAGCTATTACCTAATTGCGATTTTGGCGACTCCCATGTCGATGGCATTAGGGGTTACTACGGTTAACATCTATGCCGCTTTCTCCACGGCGCTAATTCTGAGCGCGATTGTTGGTCCGGCAGCAGGGCGCTTAATTGATCGGTTTGGCGGCAAGCCGGTGCTGTTGTTGACTAACCTGATTTTTGCGGCGGGGCTTGCCATTTTATCCGTAGCAGACACTATTTTCGTGCTGTGGCTAGGGTGGATCACGCTCGGCTTGGCTATGGGCATGGGGCTCTACGAAGCAGCGTTTGCCACACTGGCAAGGTTGCTAGGCGCTAATGCACGGCAGTCAATTACCGGAATAACATTGATTGCCGGGTTCGCAAGCACTATCGGCTGGCCTTTAACAACCTGGAGCGAAGCCGAGTTTGGTTGGCGCGCGGCCTGTCTGATTTGGGCAGGGGTTCATCTAGTCATCGCCATGCCATTAAACTACTACTGTATTCCGGATATTGAGAAACCAGTAGTAGATACACCAACAAACGATGCCGGGAACAAGGTAACGGTTGATTTGAATATGATACTCCTGGCTGTTGCGTTTGGTGCCTTGTGGACGGTGGCATCCGGCGTTGCGGCGCATTTGCCGGGTATATTACAAGAGGCGGGTATTACGCTGGCGATGGCGGTTCTGGCGGGGATGTGTCTGGGGCCTGCGCAGGTGTTAGCCAGAATAATTGAGTTTGGTTACCTCAAACAATATCACCCGATTATCTCTGCAAAATTCTGTGCGCTCGCGCATCCCTTGGGGGCATTGTTGCTGATATTGGGATTACCGTTTAAAGCTTTTTTGTTTGTGATCTTACACGGCGTGTCATCGGGGCTGACCTCTATTATCAAAGGCACTTTACCGTTGTCCATTTATGGTGCTGAGCATTACGGCTATCGCCTCGGATTAATCGGTATTCCCGGTCGCATTGGGCAAGCGATTGCGCCCGTGTTTTTTAGCATTGTCATTGAGCACTACGGGTTAAATGTGTTGTGGCTGACTAGTAGTTTGCTGGTGATTGCGCTGGTTTGCTTTTCTGTGCTGAGTAAACGGGTTTGTTAG
- a CDS encoding heavy metal sensor histidine kinase: protein MLFNRKSSVRRKLVLMFLGSTILVHIIVGDIAEHMIKAHFYDLTTKSLETKFEGLSKSSTLDYTDPETISRYEKVLVNIWNIKDQQVTFQNSPTSLPPDVASFFLRDKTATYVRQWKDDNDYYHAVSFFVDDHNTLVIGLNINHHIEFFEAVNTLIFWFTLIVSILAGIYSVVIVNRGLRPLKQFKTYLDQIRPGKLDIRIPTEKLPSELEALGQVQNSMLDRLDLGFQRLSDFSTDIAHELRTPLTNMTTQTQVALSQDRDSAEYRDILGSNLEELERINKTINDTLYLAKAENLLLYQNKEQLDLNKEITQLIEYHQILADDKAITIELSGDGELYVDKHMLQRAINNLLSNAIRHASEGSVIHIAIRQLDSGLSITIANTGDTISKASLPFIFDRFYRGDSSRENDCSIGAGLGLAITKSIIETYDGTITAQSEAGETCFEIHFPPSNPA from the coding sequence ATGTTATTTAACCGCAAGTCCTCGGTGCGCAGAAAGCTGGTTCTGATGTTTCTTGGAAGCACCATTCTGGTTCACATCATTGTTGGCGATATCGCTGAGCACATGATCAAAGCGCATTTTTATGATCTGACCACTAAGAGTCTTGAAACTAAATTTGAAGGATTGAGCAAGAGCTCGACCTTGGATTACACCGACCCAGAGACCATATCTCGCTACGAAAAAGTCTTAGTGAACATCTGGAATATCAAAGACCAACAGGTGACCTTTCAGAACTCCCCGACATCATTACCTCCAGATGTCGCCAGTTTTTTCCTTCGCGATAAAACAGCGACTTATGTCCGACAATGGAAGGATGACAACGATTATTACCACGCTGTCTCCTTCTTTGTTGATGATCACAATACCTTAGTCATTGGGCTCAATATCAATCACCACATTGAGTTTTTTGAAGCCGTTAATACCCTGATTTTCTGGTTCACTCTCATCGTGAGTATTCTGGCCGGTATCTATAGTGTCGTAATCGTCAATCGAGGCTTGCGGCCTTTAAAGCAATTTAAAACCTATCTGGACCAAATACGCCCCGGCAAGCTAGACATTCGGATACCTACTGAGAAGCTCCCCTCGGAGCTGGAAGCGTTAGGCCAAGTTCAAAACTCAATGCTAGACCGTTTAGATCTGGGCTTTCAGCGGCTCAGTGATTTCTCTACCGATATCGCTCATGAGCTGCGAACACCACTGACCAATATGACGACTCAAACGCAAGTGGCGCTATCGCAAGATCGTGACTCTGCGGAGTACCGCGATATTCTGGGATCAAACCTTGAAGAGCTGGAGCGAATCAACAAAACCATTAACGACACGCTGTATCTGGCTAAGGCAGAGAACCTATTGCTGTATCAAAATAAAGAGCAGCTGGATTTGAACAAAGAAATTACTCAACTCATCGAATACCATCAAATACTGGCTGATGACAAAGCCATCACCATTGAGCTCAGCGGCGATGGCGAGCTGTATGTCGATAAACACATGCTGCAGCGCGCGATCAATAATCTCTTATCCAACGCCATACGACACGCTTCAGAAGGCTCAGTCATTCACATTGCTATCCGGCAATTAGATAGCGGCCTGAGCATCACCATTGCCAATACCGGAGACACCATCTCCAAAGCCTCCCTGCCCTTTATTTTCGACCGGTTTTACCGTGGCGATAGCTCAAGAGAGAATGATTGCAGTATTGGTGCGGGGCTTGGGCTGGCAATCACCAAGTCCATTATTGAAACCTACGACGGCACCATTACCGCGCAATCTGAAGCGGGAGAAACCTGCTTTGAGATTCATTTCCCGCCCTCAAATCCCGCCTGA
- a CDS encoding CopG family ribbon-helix-helix protein, which translates to MSITSIRLNEDIDKPLESLAKKMDRSKNYLINQAIREFLAKQLVEDSRWEDTLEALDSIKAGKSIDEDDVNAWLNSWGTGSRGPKPEV; encoded by the coding sequence ATGAGCATCACAAGTATCAGGCTTAACGAAGATATAGATAAGCCATTAGAGTCCTTGGCAAAAAAAATGGATAGAAGTAAAAACTATCTTATAAATCAAGCGATAAGGGAGTTTCTGGCAAAGCAGTTAGTCGAAGACTCCCGATGGGAGGACACGCTCGAAGCGCTTGATTCGATAAAGGCCGGAAAGTCTATAGATGAGGATGATGTTAATGCATGGCTAAACTCTTGGGGTACAGGAAGTCGGGGACCTAAGCCAGAAGTATGA
- a CDS encoding GGDEF domain-containing protein produces the protein MARYDKRYSVKRISIIAFLFVAMLIIACSFLISCNLRLQKNMLEASSVSYELRILIDRTTSQANLLFNPENISQLSDRILFNVRDDLVKTTGKISENNEQLRKLLLSGQGLWVMVTPSLDRQQVSVEMDKVDKTWARFQARVDDISNYNLITLRAGNKYWQPVDALIATNGPLFNSITKLNQLIYEASLLQNTRLRMLYAAVLALVLAGIWAVWFLTLRPLARRLKASYLEIMDKNQHLDYQANHDSLTGLSNRTCFNTKVHHIENRVSAVDACCLVLVDLDDFKMINDSLGHDAGDAMLKKVARDLRRLQLHGEQAYRLGGDEFALLIDEPTTREDLTARLDRLLSYVREPLTFQGMQIHCYCSIGVAWGGEHGARTLTALFKAADNALYRVKQSGRNNYCFYTDISDDDILGVNTADENQLSASRYIQ, from the coding sequence ATGGCGAGATATGATAAGCGCTATAGTGTTAAGCGGATAAGCATCATTGCCTTTCTGTTTGTCGCTATGCTGATTATCGCTTGCTCCTTTTTGATCAGTTGCAATTTAAGGCTGCAAAAAAACATGCTGGAAGCTTCTAGCGTGTCGTATGAACTCCGCATTTTGATTGATCGCACTACCAGTCAGGCTAACTTACTATTCAACCCCGAGAATATCAGCCAGCTGAGTGACAGAATTCTATTCAATGTCCGTGATGACTTAGTCAAAACAACCGGAAAAATTTCTGAAAACAATGAACAGCTACGAAAGCTGCTACTAAGTGGGCAGGGCCTTTGGGTAATGGTCACACCAAGTCTGGATCGCCAACAAGTATCCGTTGAAATGGATAAAGTAGATAAAACTTGGGCCCGCTTTCAGGCGCGAGTTGATGATATTTCCAACTACAATTTAATCACCTTGCGTGCGGGTAATAAGTATTGGCAGCCAGTCGATGCATTGATTGCCACTAATGGCCCTTTGTTTAATAGCATCACGAAGCTCAACCAATTAATTTATGAGGCCTCTCTGCTGCAAAATACCCGATTGCGAATGCTCTATGCAGCCGTATTGGCGCTGGTACTTGCAGGCATTTGGGCTGTTTGGTTTTTAACGCTTCGACCCTTAGCGCGCCGTTTAAAAGCAAGCTACCTTGAGATCATGGATAAAAATCAACACCTTGATTATCAGGCAAATCATGACTCACTAACAGGCTTATCCAATAGGACGTGTTTTAATACCAAGGTTCATCACATTGAGAATCGGGTATCGGCGGTTGATGCCTGCTGTTTGGTATTGGTCGATCTTGATGATTTTAAAATGATAAATGATAGCTTGGGGCACGACGCCGGAGATGCCATGCTTAAAAAAGTGGCGCGTGATTTACGCCGTCTGCAGCTGCATGGTGAGCAAGCGTATCGTTTGGGTGGGGATGAATTTGCATTGCTGATTGATGAGCCGACGACTCGCGAAGATTTAACCGCGCGGCTGGATCGTTTACTCAGTTATGTGCGCGAGCCATTGACGTTTCAGGGAATGCAAATTCATTGTTACTGCAGTATTGGCGTAGCGTGGGGCGGGGAGCATGGCGCTAGAACCCTGACTGCTTTGTTCAAAGCGGCTGATAATGCATTGTACCGAGTGAAGCAAAGCGGCCGGAATAATTACTGTTTTTATACAGACATTAGTGATGACGATATTCTCGGAGTCAATACCGCGGATGAGAACCAGTTATCCGCATCCCGTTATATTCAGTAG